The window CGGCGAGGACGACGCCGCGGAGGCCGCGGACGCGGCCGCGGCGCGCGGCGAGTTCGTGGTTCACCTCCGCGGCCTGGAGGAAGAACCGGTCGAGTTCGTGTACGAGGATCCCGGGCTGTTCGCGGGCCGCGGCGGGGATTAGTCGGCGGTGGTGAGGTCGCCGCCGCAGTGCGGGCACTCCTCGCCGTGGCGGAGTTCGTCGCTCGCCTCCCGAACCTCCCGCATGACGCTGGAGATGCGTTCTTCCGCGTCGAGTTCGTCCTCGACGGAGAGATCCACGCCCTCGACTTCGAGCAGGAACTTCGCGACCTCCGTGGCCTCGTACATCACGTCGTCCAGTTCGTCCGCGGTGAAGAAGTCGCTCATCGCGCCGTAGAGGAAGGTCGCGCCCGCGGTCCGAACCTTGTCCTCGAACGCCGAGCGCGCCTGATTCACCGCCTGCGGCGTGTACGTGTCCGTCATGAACGGCACGAGCTCCGGGAGGTTCTCCCCGATCTTCGTCATCTCCACGCCCGTCTCCGTCCGGAAGTCCGCGCAGAGCCGCGCAATCGCCCACTCGCGGGCCGTGATGTAGGTGCGGTCGCGGAGGAACTCGTTCACGCGCTCGTACTGCGCGCCGTCCATCTTCGTGAAGCGGTCGTACGTAACCACGTCCTCGGGCACGTCGTCCGCGTCGTCGCTCCCGGTGTCCTCGGGGACGCCGGGCGCGGCGTCCGATTCCGGTTCGTCGTCTCGCGCGTCCGCCCGAGCGGCGCGCTCCCCGGCGGGTTCGGCGTCCTCAGTCATACTCCCGGATAGCGAGTACGGCCGCAAAAGGGTGTCGGGGAGGACACAACGCTTTACTCGGGAGAGGGCGACGACTCGGACATGAAGGTCTTGCTCGGAATCGGCGGCAGCGAGGACTCTCTGGACGCGCTCTCGAAGACCGCGGAGCGCGCGCGGGAGGCCGGCGACGACCTCACGGTCGCCATCGTGGAGAACCCGGAGAGCGACCGCACGCCGGACGAAATCGAGGACGCCGTCGAGCGCGTGCTCGACGAGTACGACATCGACGCGACCGTCCGGCACGTCTCCGGCGACCCGGGAAGCCGGCTCGTGACCATCGCGGAGTCCGAGGACTTCGACCAGATCGCGCTCGGCGGCGGTGAGCGCAGTCCGATGGGGAAGCTCCGACTCGGCCACATCGCCGAGTTCGTACTCCTGAACGCGCACGTCTCCGTCACCCTCGTCCGATGACCGTCGATAACTACCCCGATACGGCGTCCGGGCCGTTCCCGTCCCCGCCGTCGTCGTTCGCGGACGGCGAGGACCGCGACATCGAGCTGCGGGCGTTCGACGAGGACACGGACGCGCTCGTCGAGATGTACGTGGACTTCTCGCAGGAAGACCGCGCGCAGGGCGTGCCGCCGGTCGGCGAGGAGCGCGTGCGGGACTGGCTGGACACCCTCACTGGAGACGGCTACAACGTCGTCGCGTGGCACGGCGACCGCGTGGTCGGGCACGCCACGCTCGTCCCGGACGGCACGGGCGGGTACGAACTCGCCATCTTCGTCCACCAGGCCTACCAGGGCGCGGGCATCGGAACCCGCCTCCTCCGGAACCTCCTCGGGCACGGCGCGGCGCAGGGCGTCGAGCGCGTGTGGCTCACCGTCGAGCGCTGGAACCGCGCGGCGGTCGCGCTCTACGAGAAAGTCGGGTTCGAGACCGTGGACGCGGAGAGCTTCGAACTCGAGATGGCCATCCGCGTCTAGACGGAGAGGACGGGCTGGCTCGCGTACAACAGAACGTACTCGGCCGCTTTTTCGAGAACCGCGGAACTGTCGTCACCGGCCTCGCGGGGGACGACGAGGAAGTCCGCGTCCAGGTCGTCCGCGGCGTCGAGGATGACGCTCCCCGGGTGCGTCATCTTCCGCGTGGTGGAGAAGCCGAGCGCGACGGAGACGTCGAAGGGGACGCGGTCGTCAGCGACAGCGCGGAGGTCCTCGGCGAACGCTTCGGACTGGTCTGCGACGGCGTCCTCCGACACCTCCCCGGATTCCACGCGGCGCGACACCTGTTCGCCGGCGACGAAGAGCGCGTGGAGGGTGGCGTCGTACTTCTCGGCGACGGCGACCGCGTACTCGGTGGCGTTGACGGACTCCGCGCCGCCGTCCACGGGAACGAGCACGGTGTCCACGTCGAGGGGCATACGCGGACGTGCGTCCCGGGACCGTAAAAAGACTCCGTGAGTCCGGGCGTGCGGCCGGCCGCGGGGCACTGCGCCATCATTTATGTCGCGGCGCGCAGAAGACGGTGATATGATAGGGACGGTCGTCATCGCGACGGACGGCTCGGAGAGCGTCGAGCGCGCCGTCGAGGTCGCCTTAGACCTCGCAGAGCGCTTCGACGCGGACGTGCACGCGCTCTACGTCGTTGACGCTGGCGAGGTGGAGAACGCGCCCGCAGACCTCCGGGAGGAACTCAGAACAGCGCTCACCGAGCGCGGGGAGACGGCGACCGGGAACGTGGTCGAACGCACGACCCACGGCGTCACGACGGCGGTTCGAGAGGGCCGGCCCGCGAACGAGATCCGAGCGTACGCCCGCGAGGTGGACGCGGACGTGGTGGCGACGGGAACCCGGGGCCGCCACGGCGAGAACCGCTTCCTCGTCGGGTCTGTCGCGGAACGCGTCGTTCGGACGTGTCCCGTTCCCGTGTTGACGGTGCGGCAGATGGCGAGCGACGAGTCCGCATAGCGGCGTCCTTTTCACCCGAGGCGTTCTGTTCCGCGTATGAAGGACTGGGTTATCGACGACGAGAACCTCTCCCTGGAGCGCAAATCCCTCCTCCCTGGGGCGGGGTTTTTCGTCCCGGACAGCATCGAGGACGAGCGAGAAGACCGCGAGATCGAAGCGCGCGCGGAGGGCGCAGACGTCATCGTGGTCACGGACCCCGACGCGGACGGTCTCGCATGCGCGGCGATCATCCGCGAGGTGTACGGCGAGGGCGCGCTCATCCCGACCGGCCCGCACGAACTCGCGGACGGCATCCGGCGCGCCGCCGAGTACGGCGACTCGGGCGCGCGCGTGTTCATCTGCGACCTCTGCCCGGACGACTACGCCGACGTCGAGGTCGAACTCGGCCTCCTGACGGAGCACGCGGAGTCAGTGCGGTGGTTCGACCACCACCAGTGGACGGACAGCGCGAAGCGGGGCGTCCGCGACGCCGGCGTCGACCTCGTCGTCGGCGAGTCCGACGAGGAGTGCACGGCAGACGTAGCCGTCCGCAGCATCGAGGCGGACATCCCCCGCCACCTCATCGAGCTCGCGGCCGTGACGCGCGACCACGACCTCTGGCTGAAGGACGACCCGCGAAGCGACGACCTCGCGGACTACTCGCACTGGGTGGACGACGAGGAGTACGCGGACACCGTGCAGGAACACGGCCCCGACCTCCCAGAATCGGCGCAGGAGTACCTCGCGGAGCGCCGCGTCGAGAAGGACGACCTCATCGAGCGCGCGGTGAACCGCGCCGAACTGAAGACCGTCGGGGGCGTGACCGTTGGCGTCACGTACGGGCGGTGCTCGCAGAACGAGGTCGCGGACGAACTCCGCGAGCAGGGCGCGGACGCCGCCGTCGTCGTGAAGCCGTCGGGGAGCGCGAGCATCCGCGGGAGCGAGGACTTCGAGCGCTGTCACGAGGTCGCGCGCCAGGTGCAGGGCGGCGGCCATCCCCGCGCCGCGGGCTGTAAACCCCACATCTACGACGACATGATGGACTACGCCCACCACTGGACGACGCGGGGTGCGGTCGCGAAACAGAAAATCCTCGACGCGTTCGCCTCGCTCCCCGACGACGAGGAGGACGTGGACACCGAGCGCTAGACGACCCAGCGCTCGGAGTACGCGGTGCCGCACTCGCAGTACGCGTAGGCGTGCATCACGTCGCCCTCCGCGTAGAGACCGCCGACCTCCTCGTTTTGCTCCTCGAAGAACGCGAACACGAACTCCGTGTCGTGGTCGCTCGCCGGTTCGTCGGGGTGCTTGCTCGGGCAGTCGCCGCCCGCGAGGTCGCGGGCGATGTCGCCGTTCGTCCCCATCGCCTGCTGGCTGAACTGCATCGCCTCCATACCAGTCACCTGCTTGAAGACGCTGCGGCCCTGGTCGCCGGGGACGACGAGAACGATGCCGTCGTCGGTGCGTTCGCCGTACTGTTCGAGCGGCCCGAGGTCGTCCACCACCTCATCCGAGAGGTAGACGGCGACGTGCTCGGGGTGCTCGCCGTCGAGAAACTCTTCGTAGGTACTCATTGCTGTTCGTTCGTGGTGAACGCGAAAAAGCGCGACGACTCGTCTATTCGCTCTCCTCGTCCTCGCCGAGGAGCGCGTCCACCGAGTCCTCCCCGTACTCGGTGATTTTGACGTTGAGCTGCGCGGTGTCCTCGGAGACCTCGCGGCCGCGAACGCTCACGCGCTTGCGCTCGCCGTCGCGGCTCGGATTGAATCCGGGGCCGCCCTCGAGCAGGAGGTCGGCGAGTCCGCTTCCGCGGACGTCCGAGCGCATCGGACGGCCGGCGGCGTCGCTACCGCCAGTCAGTTCGACCGTGTAGCCGGTCAGTCCCACGGCGTCGCCGTCCACTTCGTCGCCGAGTTCCCGACCGAGGAATCGATTGGCGTCCTGTCCGTCAACTTCGAACTGGTGGCTCTCACCCGCTTCGGGGTCGGCCACCACGACGTCGAACGTAGCCATACCCGTTACGAGACGGAGAGTGCCCTAAAACCCGTCGAATACGCGTCCCGAGCGTTGAAGGCCGCACGGCACGAACCACGGCCTGTGAATCGTGACCGCGTGCGGGGCGCGCTCGCCGAGTTCGCGGGAAGCGACGCCGAACGCCGCGCGGTCGCGCGCGCCGCCGGCGACCTCGCGGACAGCGGCCGCTACGAGGACGCGACGGGCCGAGAACTCACCGCGGCGGAACTGCTCGAGCACTTGCGGGACGCGCCGGAGGAGTCGGTCGCGAGCCGATGGAACTGGTGGATCGGAAGCCTCGACCTCTCCTACGGAGGATTCGGCGAGTTCCAGGTGCGGCGGTGGCGAGCGTAGCGACGAACCCAAACGCGCCCGGACGATAGGAGCGCGTGATGGACGTACAGTTCCTCGGGGGTGCACGCGAGGTCGGGCGGAGCGCGATACTCGTCAACGACAGCCTCCTCCTCGACTACGGGATGCTCACCGGGAACCCACCCCAGGTTCCGCTGGACGCGAACCCGGACGCAGTCGTCGTCTCGCACGGCCACCTCGACCACGTCGGCGCGCTCCCGAGTCTCCTCTCCGGGGACGACCGCCCGCCGATTCACTGGACGCCGCCCACGAGAGACCTCGCGAACACGCTCGCACGGGACACCCTGAAACTCCACGGCGGCACGCTCGCGTGTCCGTTCACGGAGACGGACGTCCACCGGATGAGCGAGGTGTCGGTGACACACGGCTACGGGGAGTCGTTCGACGCCGCCGGCCACGAGGTGACGTTCTACAACGCCGGCCACATCCCCGGAAGCGCGCACGTCCTCGTCGAGGACAGCGATACGCGCCTGCTCTACACGGGCGACTTCCACGTGGACGACCCGGACGCGGGCGGCGTGGGCGGCCAGCGACTCGTCGCGGGGTCGCGGGCGCGCCCGGACGCGGACGCAGTCATCGTCGAGAGCACGTACAGCGACGTCAGCCACGACCCGCGCGGCGCGGTCGAAGAACGCTTCGCGGAGCGGGTCGCGCGCACCGTCTGGGGGGGCGGCACCGTCGTCGTGCCCGCGTTCGCCATCGGCCGCACCCAGGAAATCCTCATGGTGTGCGACGCGTACGACATCGACTGCTACGTCGACGGCATGGGGAAAGACGTGACGCGGAGCGTCCTCCAGTACCCCGGGTTCCTCCGGGACGCGGACGCGCTCCGGCGAGCGAAGGGACACGCGCGGTTCGTCACCGGCCGCCGAGGACAGAAAAAACGCATCGCCGACCAGAACACCGTCGTCGTCACCACGTCCGGGATGCTCTCCGGCGGCCCCGCAATGACGTACGTCCCCGAAATCGCCGGCCACCCCCGGAACCTTGTCGCGTTCACCGGCCACCAAGTCGAGGGAACGCCCGGCCGGGAACTCCTCGACACCGGCCAAGCCGAGCTCGACGGCCAGCGGACGCGGGTGAGCGCACGCGTCGACCAGTACGACTTCTCCGCGCACGCCGACCGCGACGGGGTTCTGGAGTTCCTTGAGTCCTATCGGGACGCCGCGGTGCTCGTGAACCACGGCGACCGCTGTGTGGGGTTCGCGTCCGAACTCCGCGAGAACGGCCGGGACGCCCGCGCGCCCGAGCGCGGCGAGACCGTCAGGGTCTGACGCGACGAACAGACGTTTGTGCGGACGGCGGCTATGCGGGGTATGACCGAGACGCCGGACGACCGCCCGCCGACGGATCGCGAATCCCCCGTCGGCGAACCCGTTATCCGCGGCGACGAACGCCTCGTCGGCGACCACGCCGCAGACGCGGTCTCCTTCGATCCCGACGACCCCGAGCGCGTCGCCGCCGCCGCGGACGCCGTTCGCGCGTTCGCCACCGGCGACCTCGCGGACGGCCATCTCGCGATGCTCCGCGGGGCCGCCGCGTGCGCCGCGCTCGTCCGCGCCGAACAGTCCTACAAGGCCGCCGCCGAACGCGCCGGCGACGACGTGACCGTTCCGTTCATCCGGAAGTGGGCGCGAGTACACGACCTCCCGCAGCCCGTCCGGCGGCACGTCGCGCTCGGCCACATCCCGCCGACGGCCGCGAAGCACATCGCGCGCGTCGGCGGCGACACCCGATACCGGCTCGCGTGGGCCGTCCTCGACAACGACCTCACCGTCCGCCAGGTTCGTCAGATCGCGAGCGACGTGAACGACGGCCGCGCCCTCGACGACGCCCTCCGCGACCACGGCGTCACCCCCGGCGAACTCACTCTCGCACTCCCCCCGGACGCCTACCGCGACCTCCGCCGTCACGCCGCCATGACCGACACCGACCCCGGCGACATCGTCGCCGACGCCCTCGACGCCCACCTCGACGAGTAGCCGGATGGTAAACGTTTAACCACGCCAGCACCCACGTACGGACGAGGGCCGGTAGCTCAGTTCGGCAGAGCGTCTGGCTTTTAACCAGACGGTCGCGTGTTCAAATCGCGCCCGGCCCGCTTCTCCCGAAAACGACACCGTCGAGCACCGCGTAGCGCGTGCAAGACTGACGTGAACGAAGAGGGCGTCCGAGAGTTGAACACGTGACAGCGCGAGTGGTAGCGAGCGATGACTGAGTGTTCAAATCGCGTCCCGGCCGCACTTGTACCGAGACGACTCCGAGAACCGATAGCGCGTGTTCGAGAAGGTGGTTCCGGTAGTGCTTTCGGTATCGAGTTCGAGGTAGCGGGTATGAACCTCGATATCGGTGTTTTCGAGGACGAGCTCGACGTCCTCGGTGTGGTTGTAGGCGTGCTCGTCGCGTTGATGGGCGTGGGGACGCTCGCCGGAATGCCGTGGCAGTACGCAAACAGCGCGGTCGTCACGGTCGGACAGATACTCGGCGCGCTCTCAGCGATCGTCATCGGACTGGGAGTGGCGTACTTCGTGCACACGACTGCGTAAGTCTCTATTTCAAGAAGGGCTAACCAGCGCCACCGCGTACGCGTCAGTATGACGGTTCGGGTGACGGTGTACTCGCGAGAAGACTGCCACCTCTGTGCGGACGCCATCGAAACGATCGAAGCCGTTCGGGAGCGCGTGCGCGTGGACGTGGTCATCGAGGAGGTCGACGTGGACGACGACCCAGCGTTACGGGACGCGTACGGCGAGCGCGTGCCGTACGTGTTCGTGGACGGCGACCCGGCGTTCAAGTTTCGCGTGGACGCCGACGACCTCGAAGAACGGCTCAGTCGTCCACGTCGATAAAGACGGTGAGAAGGCCGAGAGCGACGCCAAAAACTGCGGCAGGAATCGCATACACGCCCGCAGCGCCGCCAAGCGCGGCGGCGAGAAGCAGGAGTCCGAAAAGTTTCGACCCCACGTCGAGCGCGCGGTACGCCCGGGGGGCCAGCGACACCATCAGTCGTCCTGACTCGCCGCCCGCGCAGCCGTCGCCTCGCTCGAATCCTCGATTCCCTTCCGGCGCTTGCGCTGGTCGAGCATCACGTAGACGATGATGGCTTCGACGAGCGGCACGGCGACCGTTGCGACCTGAAGTGGGAGCGTGACCTCCGCCGTCGACACGGGCGGCTGCGTGAACACGAACGTGAACAGGCCGCCGAGCACCGGAATCGGCATCGCCCAGTGGACGAGACCGCTAACGACGGTGGCAACGGTGGCATTCATCCCGGCCATCGAGAGCATCACGATGAGCGAGATAGCGCCGACGCCGACCGCCGTGGGGAACGGTCGGTCGATGGGATCCGCCGTGAAGTGAACCTCGTGCTCCGAGTAGTCGATGAACGGCCAGAGCCCGAGCACGGTCGCGATAATACCGGGCAGGATGACGCCCGCGACGAACTCGCTGAGCGCGATACCGCCGAGTGCGCTCGAAATCGCGTCGTGGAACGGGATCGCGGGAATGATCTTGAGGATGCCGAACACCCACATGAAGTACCAGTCCGGCCCGACGTTCGCGGGTGTGCTCGCGGGATCGCTCGGCCCCCAGATGGGGAGACGCTGAACGGGGAAGAACGCCGCCAGCAGGAACAACACTCCGAACGTCATCAGGAACACGACGATTGTCACCATCGCCTGATTCGGGAACAGCGGCGTGCCGACGACGTAACTCTGATCGTCGGACTCCGGGCCGCCAGCGGAATCGTGACGCTCTCCCTGCTGTTCGGTGTGCTTCTGCCGCACCAGCAGGAACATGTGGGCGGCGATGAGGCCGCCGATGACGAGCGGCACGAGGAACACGTGCAGGAAGAACAACCGCGGAATGACGGTCTCCGAGGCTGCCGGCCACGCACCGCCGAACACGAGGTACTGGAGCTGCTTGCCGATGAACGGAATCGTGCCCGCAATCTCGTACCCGATA is drawn from Salarchaeum sp. JOR-1 and contains these coding sequences:
- a CDS encoding DUF5806 family protein — encoded protein: MTEDAEPAGERAARADARDDEPESDAAPGVPEDTGSDDADDVPEDVVTYDRFTKMDGAQYERVNEFLRDRTYITAREWAIARLCADFRTETGVEMTKIGENLPELVPFMTDTYTPQAVNQARSAFEDKVRTAGATFLYGAMSDFFTADELDDVMYEATEVAKFLLEVEGVDLSVEDELDAEERISSVMREVREASDELRHGEECPHCGGDLTTAD
- a CDS encoding universal stress protein, whose translation is MKVLLGIGGSEDSLDALSKTAERAREAGDDLTVAIVENPESDRTPDEIEDAVERVLDEYDIDATVRHVSGDPGSRLVTIAESEDFDQIALGGGERSPMGKLRLGHIAEFVLLNAHVSVTLVR
- a CDS encoding GNAT family N-acetyltransferase → MTVDNYPDTASGPFPSPPSSFADGEDRDIELRAFDEDTDALVEMYVDFSQEDRAQGVPPVGEERVRDWLDTLTGDGYNVVAWHGDRVVGHATLVPDGTGGYELAIFVHQAYQGAGIGTRLLRNLLGHGAAQGVERVWLTVERWNRAAVALYEKVGFETVDAESFELEMAIRV
- a CDS encoding universal stress protein produces the protein MPLDVDTVLVPVDGGAESVNATEYAVAVAEKYDATLHALFVAGEQVSRRVESGEVSEDAVADQSEAFAEDLRAVADDRVPFDVSVALGFSTTRKMTHPGSVILDAADDLDADFLVVPREAGDDSSAVLEKAAEYVLLYASQPVLSV
- a CDS encoding universal stress protein, which produces MIGTVVIATDGSESVERAVEVALDLAERFDADVHALYVVDAGEVENAPADLREELRTALTERGETATGNVVERTTHGVTTAVREGRPANEIRAYAREVDADVVATGTRGRHGENRFLVGSVAERVVRTCPVPVLTVRQMASDESA
- a CDS encoding DHH family phosphoesterase, which gives rise to MKDWVIDDENLSLERKSLLPGAGFFVPDSIEDEREDREIEARAEGADVIVVTDPDADGLACAAIIREVYGEGALIPTGPHELADGIRRAAEYGDSGARVFICDLCPDDYADVEVELGLLTEHAESVRWFDHHQWTDSAKRGVRDAGVDLVVGESDEECTADVAVRSIEADIPRHLIELAAVTRDHDLWLKDDPRSDDLADYSHWVDDEEYADTVQEHGPDLPESAQEYLAERRVEKDDLIERAVNRAELKTVGGVTVGVTYGRCSQNEVADELREQGADAAVVVKPSGSASIRGSEDFERCHEVARQVQGGGHPRAAGCKPHIYDDMMDYAHHWTTRGAVAKQKILDAFASLPDDEEDVDTER
- a CDS encoding DUF5807 family protein → MSTYEEFLDGEHPEHVAVYLSDEVVDDLGPLEQYGERTDDGIVLVVPGDQGRSVFKQVTGMEAMQFSQQAMGTNGDIARDLAGGDCPSKHPDEPASDHDTEFVFAFFEEQNEEVGGLYAEGDVMHAYAYCECGTAYSERWVV
- a CDS encoding 30S ribosomal protein S6e — translated: MATFDVVVADPEAGESHQFEVDGQDANRFLGRELGDEVDGDAVGLTGYTVELTGGSDAAGRPMRSDVRGSGLADLLLEGGPGFNPSRDGERKRVSVRGREVSEDTAQLNVKITEYGEDSVDALLGEDEESE
- a CDS encoding MBL fold metallo-hydrolase is translated as MDVQFLGGAREVGRSAILVNDSLLLDYGMLTGNPPQVPLDANPDAVVVSHGHLDHVGALPSLLSGDDRPPIHWTPPTRDLANTLARDTLKLHGGTLACPFTETDVHRMSEVSVTHGYGESFDAAGHEVTFYNAGHIPGSAHVLVEDSDTRLLYTGDFHVDDPDAGGVGGQRLVAGSRARPDADAVIVESTYSDVSHDPRGAVEERFAERVARTVWGGGTVVVPAFAIGRTQEILMVCDAYDIDCYVDGMGKDVTRSVLQYPGFLRDADALRRAKGHARFVTGRRGQKKRIADQNTVVVTTSGMLSGGPAMTYVPEIAGHPRNLVAFTGHQVEGTPGRELLDTGQAELDGQRTRVSARVDQYDFSAHADRDGVLEFLESYRDAAVLVNHGDRCVGFASELRENGRDARAPERGETVRV
- a CDS encoding glutaredoxin family protein encodes the protein MTVRVTVYSREDCHLCADAIETIEAVRERVRVDVVIEEVDVDDDPALRDAYGERVPYVFVDGDPAFKFRVDADDLEERLSRPRR
- a CDS encoding cytochrome bc complex cytochrome b subunit, with translation MSTETDQKPAEGTASEGENPSRVYRWLDDRLELDDTFLGKAFPEDAYGSFLLGEVSLFTFVILVLTGTFLGLIYTPSTVAVEYTGRVAAYAGTEVPAAFASVLQITYGTRFGMTLRMVHHWAAFLFVAAMGLHMLRVFFAGSYRNPRELNWLVGTALIFLGILEGFLGYALPFDEYSATATGIGYEIAGTIPFIGKQLQYLVFGGAWPAASETVIPRLFFLHVFLVPLVIGGLIAAHMFLLVRQKHTEQQGERHDSAGGPESDDQSYVVGTPLFPNQAMVTIVVFLMTFGVLFLLAAFFPVQRLPIWGPSDPASTPANVGPDWYFMWVFGILKIIPAIPFHDAISSALGGIALSEFVAGVILPGIIATVLGLWPFIDYSEHEVHFTADPIDRPFPTAVGVGAISLIVMLSMAGMNATVATVVSGLVHWAMPIPVLGGLFTFVFTQPPVSTAEVTLPLQVATVAVPLVEAIIVYVMLDQRKRRKGIEDSSEATAARAASQDD